In the Lysinibacillus sp. PLM2 genome, one interval contains:
- the lysA_2 gene encoding diaminopimelate decarboxylase, whose translation MHLYGTQDISKNGHLTIGGVDTVDLAKVYGTPLFVYDIDLIRKRARGFIDTFRKLGVNAEVAYASKAFSCIAIYQLAEEEHLSLDVVSGGELYTAIKSGFPAERIHFHGNNKSVAELELAFDTKIGCIVVDNFYEIELLKQISEEKQQPMRILLRVTPGVEAHTHDFITTGQADSKFGFDLNNGQADKAFEKVVNHQYLQLLGLHCHIGSQIFETDGFSLAAGKLMKKISDWKEQHQFECTVLNLGGGFGIRYTEEDQPLEPQIYVEEMIKTVQENVQAFKLSMPEIWIEPGRSLVGDAGTSLYTVGSYKEVPSIRQYIAVDGGMSDNIRPALYDAKYEAVIANKANEKRDFTYTVAGKLCESGDKLIVDAALQKAESGDLLAIFCTGAYGYSMASNYNRIPRPAVVFVESGEHQLVIQRESYEDLVQNDLPFTLNKVSVK comes from the coding sequence ATGCATTTATATGGAACTCAGGACATATCAAAAAATGGTCATTTAACGATTGGTGGAGTAGATACTGTAGATTTAGCAAAAGTCTACGGTACTCCACTATTCGTTTATGATATTGATTTAATAAGAAAGCGTGCAAGAGGATTTATAGATACTTTTCGTAAATTAGGAGTAAATGCAGAAGTTGCCTATGCTTCTAAAGCATTTTCATGTATCGCAATCTATCAGCTTGCAGAAGAAGAACATTTATCATTAGATGTAGTATCTGGTGGAGAGCTTTATACGGCTATTAAATCTGGTTTCCCAGCAGAGCGAATTCATTTCCATGGCAATAATAAATCAGTGGCTGAATTAGAGCTAGCATTCGATACAAAAATTGGTTGTATCGTAGTCGATAATTTCTATGAAATTGAGTTGTTAAAGCAAATTTCAGAGGAAAAGCAACAACCGATGCGTATTTTACTTCGTGTAACACCAGGTGTTGAAGCTCATACTCATGATTTTATTACAACGGGTCAAGCAGATTCGAAATTCGGTTTTGACTTAAACAATGGGCAGGCAGATAAAGCGTTTGAAAAAGTTGTTAATCATCAATATCTTCAGTTGTTAGGTTTACATTGTCATATTGGATCACAAATTTTTGAAACAGATGGCTTTAGTTTGGCAGCAGGAAAGCTAATGAAGAAAATTAGTGATTGGAAAGAGCAGCATCAATTTGAATGTACAGTTCTTAATTTAGGTGGTGGTTTCGGTATTCGTTACACAGAAGAAGATCAACCACTTGAACCTCAAATTTATGTGGAGGAAATGATTAAAACTGTTCAAGAAAATGTGCAAGCATTTAAACTATCAATGCCTGAAATTTGGATTGAACCAGGACGTTCACTTGTAGGTGACGCAGGTACATCCCTTTATACTGTAGGTTCTTATAAAGAAGTTCCTAGTATACGCCAATATATTGCTGTAGATGGTGGTATGAGTGATAATATTCGTCCAGCACTTTACGATGCAAAATATGAAGCGGTGATTGCAAACAAAGCTAACGAAAAAAGAGACTTTACATATACTGTAGCAGGCAAACTATGTGAGTCTGGTGATAAGCTAATTGTGGACGCAGCTCTTCAAAAAGCAGAGTCTGGTGATTTGCTAGCAATCTTTTGTACTGGCGCATATGGATATTCAATGGCTTCAAATTATAATCGTATCCCACGTCCAGCGGTAGTTTTTGTTGAGTCTGGGGAACATCAATTAGTCATTCAAAGAGAAAGCTATGAAGATTTAGTACAAAATGATTTACCTTTTACTTTAAATAAGGTGAGTGTAAAATGA
- a CDS encoding protein RibT, protein MLVRYKKALEKIAMGLLSFMPQEKDVKHLMETIHKYEQKDTWHLFLWKKDEEYIGIVGIIVENNEATIQHITVIPSHRGEGIAFAMLKELSKQFDKLLANETTAPFIQKCLPLLEEADGTE, encoded by the coding sequence ATGTTAGTTCGCTATAAAAAAGCACTTGAAAAAATTGCAATGGGATTGCTTTCGTTCATGCCTCAGGAAAAGGACGTAAAGCATCTAATGGAGACCATTCACAAGTATGAGCAAAAGGATACTTGGCATTTGTTTTTATGGAAAAAAGATGAAGAATACATTGGTATTGTAGGCATAATAGTCGAAAATAATGAAGCGACAATTCAACATATCACAGTAATTCCTTCCCATAGAGGTGAAGGTATTGCATTTGCGATGCTTAAAGAACTTTCAAAGCAATTTGATAAACTTTTAGCAAATGAGACAACGGCACCTTTTATTCAAAAATGTTTACCATTATTAGAAGAGGCAGACGGTACAGAATAA
- the scpA gene encoding segregation and condensation protein A codes for MSYEVKLDAFTGPLDLLLHLIHRLEIDIYDIPMAKLTAQYIDHIHAMQELELNEASEYLVMAATLLAIKSRMLLPIHEGEMEDAEFEVDGPDPREELVNKLIEYKRYKEAAFELKNLESDRALVFTRPPSDLSEYAPDEQLALFDTNVNVYDMLSALQKILRRKQLKKPLTTRVARQEISVKDQMFAIVDTLKGRGGKSSFDELFPYDDKSTIIVTFLSILELMKRQVVSVEQQNNFEELFVILHKEEPLNELEHFDEQN; via the coding sequence ATGTCCTATGAAGTAAAATTAGATGCCTTTACGGGGCCTCTCGATTTATTATTACATTTAATACATCGTTTGGAAATTGATATATATGATATTCCAATGGCAAAATTAACGGCGCAATATATTGATCATATTCATGCAATGCAAGAGCTTGAATTAAATGAAGCAAGCGAATATTTAGTAATGGCTGCAACATTACTGGCGATAAAAAGTCGTATGCTACTACCCATTCATGAAGGTGAAATGGAAGATGCGGAGTTTGAGGTGGACGGACCAGACCCTCGTGAAGAATTAGTAAACAAGCTTATTGAATATAAAAGATATAAAGAAGCTGCTTTTGAACTTAAAAATTTAGAATCCGATCGAGCTTTAGTATTTACACGGCCTCCAAGTGACTTATCAGAATATGCACCAGATGAGCAGTTAGCATTATTTGATACGAATGTAAATGTTTATGATATGTTAAGTGCCTTGCAAAAAATACTTCGACGGAAGCAGTTGAAAAAACCACTTACGACTAGAGTTGCAAGACAGGAAATTTCCGTTAAGGATCAGATGTTTGCAATTGTGGATACTTTAAAAGGTAGAGGTGGGAAATCTTCATTCGACGAACTATTCCCGTATGATGACAAATCAACAATTATCGTAACATTTTTATCAATTTTAGAATTAATGAAACGACAAGTAGTTTCGGTAGAACAACAAAATAATTTTGAAGAACTATTTGTGATATTACATAAGGAGGAACCCCTAAATGAACTCGAACATTTTGATGAGCAGAATTGA
- the scpB gene encoding segregation and condensation protein B, producing MNSNILMSRIEALLFVVGDEGLTVKQLEQLLDIDAMEIEAALSELKSNYDESEIRGVTLKNLAGTYQLTTKTDMADTIKKLVENPTSNVLSSASLEVLAIIAYKQPITRVEIEDLRGVKSDRPIQTLVSRALIQEVGRAEGTGRAILYGTTKEFLNYFGLNHINDLPPLPEEVLKDEDQDTDLFMTKFQETFTNE from the coding sequence ATGAACTCGAACATTTTGATGAGCAGAATTGAAGCACTTCTGTTTGTTGTAGGGGACGAAGGATTGACAGTCAAACAATTAGAGCAGCTTCTTGATATTGATGCTATGGAAATAGAAGCTGCACTAAGCGAATTAAAATCAAATTATGATGAAAGCGAAATTCGTGGTGTCACCTTAAAAAACTTAGCGGGTACATATCAACTTACGACAAAAACGGATATGGCAGATACGATAAAAAAATTAGTGGAAAACCCTACTAGTAATGTTTTATCTTCAGCATCTTTAGAAGTACTTGCCATTATTGCCTATAAACAACCTATTACTCGTGTAGAAATTGAAGATTTACGAGGAGTAAAAAGTGATCGTCCTATTCAAACACTCGTTTCTCGTGCGTTAATCCAAGAAGTAGGACGTGCTGAAGGTACTGGACGAGCAATTTTATATGGTACTACAAAAGAATTTTTAAATTATTTTGGATTAAATCATATTAATGATCTCCCACCACTTCCTGAAGAAGTGTTAAAGGATGAAGACCAAGATACAGACCTATTCATGACAAAATTCCAAGAGACATTTACGAATGAATAA
- the rluB gene encoding ribosomal large subunit pseudouridine synthase B, whose protein sequence is MMERLQKVIAYAGVASRRKAEELILEGKVKVNGKVVKELGTKVSNSDVIEVNGVKLEKEDKVYFLLYKPRGVISAVTDDKGRKTVTDIFKKHVPERIFPVGRLDYDTSGLLLLTNDGEFAYQMTHPKFKIDKTYIARVKGIPTIDGLKKLQRGIKLEDGKTAPAQVSMTSFDTNANKAICEITIHEGRNRQVRRMFEAIGTPVVKLKRERFAFLDLTGLNPGEYRELTKHEVKLLRVLAETGKID, encoded by the coding sequence ATGATGGAAAGATTGCAAAAAGTAATCGCCTATGCAGGCGTTGCTTCAAGGCGTAAAGCTGAAGAGCTAATATTAGAAGGTAAAGTGAAAGTAAATGGAAAAGTAGTTAAGGAGCTAGGTACGAAGGTATCGAATTCAGACGTAATTGAAGTAAATGGGGTTAAACTGGAAAAAGAAGATAAAGTCTACTTTTTACTATATAAGCCTAGAGGCGTCATTTCTGCTGTTACAGACGATAAAGGTCGTAAAACAGTAACGGATATATTTAAAAAGCATGTGCCTGAAAGAATTTTCCCTGTTGGTCGTTTAGACTATGATACTTCAGGATTACTGCTACTTACAAACGATGGGGAATTTGCATATCAAATGACTCATCCAAAATTTAAAATTGATAAAACGTATATCGCACGAGTAAAAGGAATCCCAACAATTGATGGGTTAAAAAAATTACAGCGCGGGATTAAGCTAGAAGATGGAAAAACAGCACCAGCACAAGTAAGTATGACTTCTTTTGATACAAATGCAAATAAAGCGATTTGTGAAATAACAATTCACGAAGGCCGTAATCGTCAAGTTCGTCGTATGTTCGAAGCTATTGGTACTCCAGTTGTAAAATTAAAACGCGAAAGATTTGCATTTTTAGATTTAACAGGCTTAAATCCGGGTGAATACAGAGAATTAACGAAACATGAAGTAAAGCTACTTAGAGTGTTAGCCGAAACGGGAAAAATTGATTAA
- the resA_1 gene encoding thiol-disulfide oxidoreductase ResA, giving the protein MDKKRKRSIIRGVILGVLIVAIGYTIFSSVTKEKVEVLKKGDHAPNFELVGLDGKTYRLSDLKGEGVFLNFWGTWCEPCKREMPAMDRQYAIYKDQGVNLLTINIAQSEFEVESFLNNLGVSFPVAIDKTKSVMTAYNVQPLPTTVLISPDGTVKDIITGEMNEKKIAAFMESIKPE; this is encoded by the coding sequence ATGGATAAAAAAAGAAAGCGCTCTATTATTCGTGGAGTTATTTTAGGCGTATTAATAGTTGCGATTGGATATACAATCTTTAGTTCAGTAACAAAGGAAAAGGTTGAAGTATTAAAAAAAGGTGATCATGCGCCAAATTTTGAATTGGTTGGTTTAGATGGAAAGACATATCGCTTATCTGATTTAAAAGGTGAAGGTGTATTTTTGAACTTCTGGGGAACTTGGTGTGAACCATGTAAAAGAGAAATGCCTGCTATGGATCGACAGTATGCTATATATAAAGATCAAGGCGTTAATTTACTTACTATCAATATCGCACAATCTGAGTTTGAAGTTGAAAGCTTCTTAAATAATCTTGGTGTATCTTTCCCGGTAGCTATCGATAAAACGAAAAGTGTAATGACTGCCTATAATGTTCAACCATTACCAACAACAGTTTTAATTAGTCCGGATGGAACTGTTAAAGATATTATTACTGGAGAGATGAATGAAAAGAAAATCGCAGCCTTTATGGAGTCTATTAAGCCAGAATAG
- the resB gene encoding cytochrome c biogenesis protein has translation MEKITCSCGHENPFGTKICGKCGRPLTEEAKSQKVLDMKYDGSAIRSKTYNKSIVDKVWNFFSSVKVGVSLIIILLVVASIGTIFPQEFYVSAGTDLERALYYETNYGSLGKLYYQLGLADLYSSWWFQILVGMLAISIIVASIDRGLPLHKSLKNQRVKRHESFMKRQRVIAEGAITEGNSSETLTKVEEKMKKLNYKVKRDGNALLFEKGRFARYGPYINHVGLIIFLVGVMLHQIPGIYVDDSMWIREGETRAIPGMDGYFLKNEEFIFETHDNDPTTAQIQQGVNAVAKNYQTNVLLYKQSDDALPGQTDNLELVQDYSIRVNHPLKHDGYAIYQMDFRLNELKEMTFTLTNMETGEALGEVAIDLRNPQKEYIIDDNTKVKLMGYFPDFSGFNDEGEPQTATPNPNNPAFIFNMITPDRPDGEISFVAIQQTVPAGDNKYKMEFTSVETINMSGLTIRKDSTIPILFVGGFIFLLGVAIGSYWNHRRLWIEQLEDGRIRLAAHTNKNWFGMKKDLDAVSEYAKLPKYIDQLETDDDEKAQMEKEGDNTL, from the coding sequence ATGGAAAAAATCACATGTTCATGTGGTCATGAAAACCCTTTTGGTACAAAAATTTGTGGGAAATGTGGTAGACCGCTAACTGAAGAAGCAAAATCTCAAAAAGTATTAGATATGAAATATGATGGATCTGCTATTCGATCAAAAACATATAACAAATCCATTGTTGATAAAGTATGGAATTTTTTCTCTAGTGTAAAAGTTGGAGTATCTTTAATTATCATCCTTTTAGTAGTGGCTTCTATCGGTACAATTTTCCCTCAAGAATTTTATGTATCTGCAGGGACAGATTTAGAAAGAGCACTATACTATGAAACGAATTATGGATCACTTGGTAAGCTGTATTATCAGTTAGGCTTGGCAGATCTTTATAGTTCATGGTGGTTCCAAATTCTTGTTGGAATGCTTGCAATTTCAATTATTGTTGCAAGTATCGATAGAGGATTGCCTTTACACAAATCGTTAAAAAATCAAAGAGTTAAACGTCACGAAAGTTTTATGAAACGCCAAAGAGTGATTGCTGAAGGTGCAATCACTGAAGGCAACTCTTCAGAAACTCTTACTAAAGTCGAAGAGAAAATGAAAAAATTAAACTATAAAGTAAAACGTGATGGTAATGCACTTCTTTTTGAAAAAGGAAGATTCGCACGTTACGGTCCTTACATAAATCATGTAGGCTTAATTATATTTTTAGTAGGTGTTATGCTACACCAAATACCAGGAATATATGTAGATGATTCGATGTGGATTCGTGAAGGTGAAACTCGTGCCATTCCTGGAATGGATGGTTACTTTTTAAAGAATGAAGAATTCATCTTCGAAACGCATGATAATGATCCAACAACTGCACAGATTCAACAAGGGGTTAATGCAGTTGCAAAAAACTATCAGACAAATGTTTTATTATATAAGCAGTCTGATGACGCATTACCTGGGCAAACTGATAATCTAGAACTTGTACAGGATTATTCTATACGTGTAAATCACCCATTAAAACATGACGGTTATGCAATTTATCAAATGGATTTCCGTTTAAATGAATTAAAGGAAATGACATTTACATTAACAAATATGGAAACTGGAGAGGCTCTAGGAGAAGTAGCAATTGATTTAAGAAATCCACAAAAGGAATATATCATCGATGACAATACAAAGGTAAAATTGATGGGCTATTTCCCTGATTTCTCAGGATTTAATGATGAAGGTGAACCTCAAACAGCTACGCCAAATCCAAATAATCCTGCTTTCATTTTTAATATGATTACTCCAGATAGACCAGATGGTGAAATTAGTTTTGTTGCAATTCAACAAACAGTTCCAGCTGGAGATAATAAATATAAAATGGAATTTACTAGTGTGGAAACAATTAATATGTCTGGTTTAACGATTCGAAAAGATAGTACGATTCCAATTTTATTTGTTGGCGGTTTTATCTTCCTTTTAGGTGTGGCTATTGGTTCTTATTGGAACCACCGTCGACTTTGGATTGAACAGTTGGAAGATGGACGAATCCGTTTAGCTGCTCATACAAACAAAAACTGGTTTGGAATGAAAAAAGACTTAGATGCTGTATCAGAATATGCAAAATTACCAAAATATATAGACCAGTTAGAAACAGATGATGATGAAAAAGCACAAATGGAAAAGGAAGGTGACAACACCTTATGA
- the resC gene encoding cytochrome c biogenesis protein ResC translates to MSLIQLSGNLLFAAFIAYLVATFLIGGSIKGAKEDGAVKRANKWGQLAIIVTIVGFICHLSYFFTRWAYSGHAPVSNMFEFSTAFGMFLVGSFILIYFMYRVTALGLVALPIALLIIGWAAMFPREVTPLVPSLQSHWLTIHVITAALGQSILAISAVAGLLYLLKVVDDKKPGKERFWLEAVLYFLVVIVGFIAITVGFRMAGYEAQFAYVDKDGLQKEITYNLPAIIGMNESELLTDGAMEPFFNVPPILHGVKLTTVVWSLIAGTILYLIIRLIFRKRILAMIQPLVKKLNLSLLDEIGYRSVLIGFPVFSLGALVFAMIWAQEAWGRFWGWDPKEVWALITWLFYAAFLHLRLSKGWEGRKSAWLALIGFAIIIFNLVVVNLVIAGLHSYA, encoded by the coding sequence ATGAGTTTAATTCAATTGAGTGGTAATTTATTGTTTGCAGCATTTATCGCATACTTAGTTGCTACCTTCTTAATTGGTGGATCAATTAAAGGCGCTAAAGAAGATGGTGCTGTAAAACGTGCAAATAAATGGGGACAACTTGCTATCATCGTGACAATAGTTGGTTTCATTTGCCATCTATCATATTTCTTTACACGATGGGCATATTCAGGACATGCTCCTGTTAGTAATATGTTTGAATTTTCAACAGCATTCGGCATGTTCTTAGTAGGATCATTTATCTTAATTTACTTTATGTATCGTGTTACTGCACTGGGCTTAGTTGCTTTACCAATCGCATTATTAATCATTGGTTGGGCAGCAATGTTCCCACGTGAAGTAACACCACTAGTTCCTTCTTTACAAAGTCATTGGTTAACAATTCACGTTATCACTGCTGCATTAGGTCAATCAATATTAGCGATTAGTGCGGTAGCAGGGTTACTTTACTTGTTAAAGGTAGTGGATGATAAAAAACCAGGAAAAGAACGCTTCTGGCTAGAAGCGGTACTTTATTTCTTGGTTGTCATTGTTGGTTTTATAGCAATAACAGTTGGCTTTAGAATGGCAGGCTACGAAGCACAATTTGCATATGTCGATAAAGATGGTTTACAAAAAGAGATTACTTATAATTTACCGGCCATCATCGGAATGAATGAATCCGAGCTATTAACTGATGGGGCAATGGAGCCGTTCTTCAATGTACCTCCGATTCTTCATGGTGTAAAATTAACGACGGTTGTTTGGTCTTTGATTGCTGGTACAATTCTTTATTTAATCATTCGATTAATATTTAGAAAACGAATCCTTGCGATGATACAACCATTAGTGAAAAAACTAAACTTATCATTACTTGATGAAATTGGCTACCGTTCTGTATTGATCGGTTTCCCTGTCTTTTCATTAGGGGCATTAGTTTTTGCAATGATCTGGGCTCAGGAAGCATGGGGCCGCTTCTGGGGCTGGGATCCAAAAGAAGTATGGGCTTTAATCACATGGTTATTCTACGCAGCCTTCCTTCATTTACGTTTGTCAAAAGGTTGGGAAGGTCGTAAAAGCGCATGGCTTGCATTAATTGGTTTTGCAATTATTATCTTTAACTTAGTAGTAGTAAACCTTGTAATTGCAGGGTTACACTCGTATGCATAA
- a CDS encoding transposase has product MISTIYHDHKGRYGYRRITLELRNQGFLINHKTVQRLMKEMGLKSLVRMKKYRSYKGSVGKIAPNILSRKFIASKPNEKWVTDITEFHLFGEKLYLSPVLDLFNGEIIAYNIQSRPTYKLVSIMLDKAFSCLSEEDAPILHSDQGWHYQMKDYSNALKQKGLTQSMSRKANCLDNAVIENFFGLLKSELLYLQEFESMNHFQRELELYIEYYNHKRIKGKLKGLSPVQYRIQSSEAA; this is encoded by the coding sequence ATGATTTCAACTATATATCACGACCACAAGGGACGGTATGGTTATCGTCGAATAACGTTAGAATTACGTAATCAAGGCTTCCTAATTAATCATAAAACTGTTCAACGACTTATGAAGGAAATGGGTTTAAAATCGCTTGTACGTATGAAAAAATACCGTTCTTATAAAGGTAGTGTAGGTAAAATTGCGCCAAACATTCTTAGTCGTAAATTCATAGCGTCAAAACCAAATGAAAAATGGGTAACGGACATAACTGAATTTCATTTATTTGGTGAAAAGTTATACCTTTCCCCAGTACTAGATTTATTTAATGGTGAAATCATCGCTTATAATATTCAAAGCCGACCTACATATAAACTTGTATCGATAATGTTAGATAAAGCTTTTTCTTGCTTATCCGAAGAAGATGCCCCTATCTTACATTCGGATCAAGGTTGGCATTATCAAATGAAAGATTACTCCAATGCCTTAAAACAAAAGGGCCTTACCCAAAGTATGTCTCGTAAGGCGAACTGTTTAGATAATGCAGTAATTGAAAACTTTTTTGGCCTATTAAAATCTGAACTATTATATCTGCAAGAATTTGAAAGTATGAATCACTTCCAGCGTGAACTTGAATTGTATATTGAATATTACAATCACAAACGTATTAAAGGAAAATTAAAAGGATTGAGTCCGGTACAATACCGAATTCAATCCTCCGAAGCTGCTTAA
- a CDS encoding transposase, whose translation MTRITFEQKLDTIFRVEKGDESITSIARSLNFTNTELIHFWIGKYHLHGPESLKKSYTRYSIEDKLYILNYLNENRLSDIETAVHFNLPTPGTIRKWRISLKNVSVDTLFLKEKGHKKLKKDNSKKGKNQNFKEGSLEALRAENEQLRMENAFLKKLNSLVQEKEKLKRKTWHK comes from the coding sequence ATGACAAGGATTACTTTTGAACAAAAATTAGATACAATTTTTCGTGTTGAGAAAGGTGATGAAAGTATTACTTCAATTGCTAGATCACTCAATTTTACTAATACTGAGTTGATTCATTTCTGGATTGGAAAATATCATCTTCATGGACCAGAATCCTTGAAAAAGAGCTATACACGTTATTCTATTGAAGATAAACTATATATACTCAATTATTTGAACGAGAATAGGTTGTCTGATATAGAGACTGCAGTACATTTTAATTTACCTACTCCAGGTACAATAAGAAAATGGCGAATTAGTCTTAAAAACGTAAGTGTGGATACCCTATTTCTTAAGGAAAAGGGGCATAAAAAGTTGAAGAAAGACAACTCAAAAAAAGGTAAAAATCAAAACTTTAAAGAAGGTTCTTTAGAGGCATTACGAGCAGAGAATGAGCAGCTACGTATGGAGAATGCATTTTTAAAAAAGTTGAATTCCTTAGTTCAAGAGAAGGAAAAATTAAAACGAAAGACTTGGCACAAGTAG
- the resD gene encoding DNA-binding response regulator, translated as MSENISVLVVDDEDRIRRLLKMYLEREGYEVEEAENGEVALSKAFEKDYSCILLDIMMPEKDGLQVCQELREKKATPIILLTAKGEEANRVQGFELGADDYIVKPFSPREVVLRVKAILRRSAAYSPVSNTTSSKDLVVFPHLTIDHDAHRVTADGTEVNLTPKEYELLYFLAKSPDKVFDREQLLKEVWHYDFFGDLRTVDTHVKRLREKLNRVSENAAKMIVTVWGVGYKFEVVND; from the coding sequence ATGTCTGAAAATATTTCTGTATTAGTTGTAGATGATGAAGATAGAATTCGTCGCTTATTAAAAATGTACTTAGAACGTGAAGGATATGAAGTTGAGGAAGCTGAGAATGGAGAAGTAGCTCTCTCAAAAGCATTTGAAAAAGATTATAGTTGTATTCTATTAGACATTATGATGCCAGAAAAAGATGGACTTCAAGTATGCCAAGAACTTCGAGAAAAGAAAGCTACACCAATTATATTATTGACTGCAAAAGGTGAAGAAGCAAATCGTGTACAAGGCTTCGAATTAGGTGCAGATGATTATATTGTAAAACCTTTTAGTCCACGTGAAGTCGTTTTACGAGTGAAAGCAATTTTAAGACGTTCGGCAGCTTATTCACCGGTGTCCAATACTACTTCATCTAAAGATTTAGTTGTATTTCCTCATTTAACAATCGATCATGATGCGCATCGTGTAACAGCTGATGGTACAGAAGTGAACCTGACACCAAAAGAGTATGAGTTACTTTATTTCTTGGCAAAATCACCAGACAAAGTATTTGACCGTGAACAATTATTAAAAGAAGTATGGCATTACGATTTCTTCGGAGATTTACGAACAGTAGACACACACGTCAAAAGATTACGAGAAAAATTAAACCGTGTTTCCGAAAACGCGGCAAAAATGATCGTAACGGTATGGGGCGTAGGATATAAATTTGAGGTCGTCAATGACTAG